The following proteins are encoded in a genomic region of Rubrobacter xylanophilus DSM 9941:
- a CDS encoding aspartate/glutamate racemase family protein: MRIRAITPIRVSEAELARRQARYESLSPPGVEVELANLPDRPGVPHRLDSARDIRFSEELVIEEALRTDPARHDAVLPDCVLDPGLDRLERESPVPAFGILKLSAGLLVSLGHRFAAFTRNRPIGEELRDRLEAYGFLPSFDRVEVLDLAFEAIADDEGWNEALRESGQRFSGSSTTAVINGCSAVELRPAGNAVAVVDPTRLALSLLGLAAGEGLGPLGRPGRRGGGLGR, translated from the coding sequence GTGCGTATCAGAGCCATAACCCCCATCCGCGTGAGCGAGGCAGAGCTCGCGCGGCGCCAGGCCCGCTACGAGTCCCTCAGCCCCCCGGGCGTAGAGGTCGAGCTGGCGAACCTGCCGGACCGCCCCGGGGTGCCCCACAGGCTCGACTCGGCGCGGGACATCCGGTTTTCGGAGGAGCTCGTGATCGAGGAAGCCCTGAGAACCGACCCGGCGCGCCACGACGCCGTGCTGCCGGACTGCGTGCTCGACCCCGGCCTCGACCGGCTCGAACGCGAGTCTCCCGTACCGGCCTTCGGCATCCTGAAGCTCTCCGCCGGGCTGCTGGTCTCGCTCGGCCACCGCTTCGCCGCCTTCACCCGCAACCGCCCCATCGGCGAGGAACTGCGGGACCGCCTCGAAGCCTACGGCTTTCTCCCCAGCTTCGACCGCGTGGAGGTCCTCGACCTCGCCTTCGAGGCCATCGCCGACGACGAGGGCTGGAACGAGGCCCTCCGCGAGTCCGGGCAGCGCTTCTCCGGCTCGAGCACCACGGCCGTCATCAACGGCTGCTCCGCCGTGGAGCTCCGCCCGGCCGGCAACGCCGTCGCCGTGGTGGACCCGACCAGGCTCGCCCTCTCGCTCCTGGGCCTGGCCGCCGGCGAGGGCCTGGGTCCGCTGGGGAGGCCCGGGAGACGGGGAGGCGGCCTTGGCCGCTGA
- a CDS encoding nuclear transport factor 2 family protein: MNGGSFRPGKREDYIHLVEERYFANVDHKNLEAVLDCFTEDATFTIQSAFSTHRGRDTGIRRMFERLFERYSKTVHRGFRHVVDIEGECCASQFEVENVSARDGTETRLSNCNFFYLEGGRFKRVYVYMSGGMNTLG; this comes from the coding sequence GTGAACGGAGGGTCGTTCCGGCCGGGGAAGCGCGAAGACTACATACACCTGGTCGAAGAGCGCTACTTCGCCAACGTGGACCACAAGAACCTCGAGGCCGTCCTCGACTGCTTCACGGAGGACGCAACCTTCACCATACAGTCGGCCTTCTCCACGCACAGAGGCCGGGACACGGGCATCAGGAGGATGTTCGAGCGCCTCTTCGAGCGGTACTCGAAGACCGTGCACAGAGGTTTCCGGCACGTGGTCGACATAGAGGGCGAGTGCTGCGCCTCGCAGTTCGAGGTCGAGAACGTCTCCGCCCGCGACGGCACCGAGACCCGCCTGAGCAACTGCAACTTCTTCTACCTCGAGGGCGGCAGGTTCAAGCGGGTCTACGTCTACATGAGCGGCGGCATGAACACCCTGGGATAA
- a CDS encoding FAD-dependent oxidoreductase, with the protein MAAEVSSAGEVRFREGRPVVVVGAGGCGMAAALAASRSGARVLVLEKGSEPGGNTALSTGLIPAAGTRFQREAGVPDDTPELMAEDIFRKNKRASDPALTRHLCETSAGLVEWLADEVGCELVCHTDFLYPGHSRFRMHGPPRGYGAELVRQLAGAVERDPSIELRLETPVRGLVLDEGRVVGVKTGGGSIEAGAVILALDGFGGNPEMVRKHLGPEVAAAPYFGSPNNTGDGIRWGIAAGAAAGYLDAYQGHGSVAVPGGPLVTWGLVMNGAILVNRHGRRFGDESRGYSEFAREVLAQPGGEAWEIFDQRAHDASRGTRFEEVISAGRVVRGGTLEELASALGLPAAALAETVATVNRAAGGEGSDPFGRTAFAGGLSEPPFYGIHVRGALFHTQGGLRVDTGARVLRPDSSPIPGLYAGGGTAAGISGNGAEGYLAGNGLLAALGLGRTAGETASRELKNAAQTRRQP; encoded by the coding sequence TTGGCCGCTGAGGTCTCTTCCGCCGGGGAGGTGAGGTTTCGCGAGGGCCGGCCCGTGGTGGTCGTGGGGGCCGGAGGGTGCGGCATGGCGGCCGCGCTCGCCGCTTCGCGAAGCGGCGCCCGGGTGCTGGTGCTGGAGAAGGGCTCAGAGCCGGGCGGCAACACGGCGCTCTCGACCGGCCTGATCCCCGCCGCCGGCACGCGCTTCCAGCGGGAGGCCGGCGTCCCGGACGACACCCCGGAGCTGATGGCCGAGGACATCTTCCGGAAGAACAAGCGCGCGAGCGACCCCGCGCTCACCAGGCACCTCTGCGAGACCTCCGCGGGCCTCGTCGAGTGGCTCGCCGACGAGGTCGGCTGCGAGCTGGTCTGCCACACGGACTTCCTCTACCCCGGGCACAGCCGGTTCCGGATGCACGGCCCGCCGCGGGGCTACGGTGCGGAGCTCGTCCGCCAGCTCGCGGGCGCGGTCGAGAGAGACCCCTCGATCGAGCTGCGCCTCGAGACCCCCGTCCGCGGCCTCGTGCTCGACGAGGGCCGGGTCGTCGGGGTGAAGACGGGCGGCGGCAGCATAGAGGCCGGCGCCGTCATCCTGGCGCTCGACGGGTTCGGGGGCAACCCGGAGATGGTGAGAAAGCACCTCGGACCCGAGGTGGCCGCCGCCCCCTACTTCGGCTCCCCCAACAACACCGGCGACGGGATCCGCTGGGGCATCGCCGCGGGGGCCGCCGCCGGATACCTGGACGCCTACCAGGGACACGGCTCCGTGGCCGTCCCCGGCGGACCGCTCGTCACCTGGGGGCTCGTCATGAACGGGGCCATCCTCGTCAACCGCCACGGCCGGCGCTTCGGCGACGAGAGCCGCGGCTACTCGGAGTTCGCCCGCGAGGTGCTCGCCCAGCCGGGCGGCGAGGCCTGGGAGATCTTCGACCAGAGGGCCCACGACGCCTCGCGGGGGACGCGCTTCGAGGAGGTCATCTCCGCGGGCAGGGTGGTGCGCGGCGGGACGCTGGAGGAGCTGGCCTCCGCGCTCGGCCTCCCCGCGGCCGCCCTGGCGGAGACCGTCGCCACGGTCAACCGCGCGGCCGGAGGGGAGGGGAGCGATCCCTTCGGCAGGACCGCGTTCGCCGGGGGTCTCTCCGAGCCACCGTTCTACGGCATACACGTCCGCGGCGCCCTCTTCCACACCCAGGGCGGCCTGAGGGTAGACACCGGCGCCCGGGTGCTCCGCCCGGACTCCAGCCCGATCCCGGGCCTCTACGCGGGCGGCGGCACGGCGGCCGGCATCAGCGGAAACGGCGCCGAAGGCTATCTGGCGGGGAACGGCCTGCTCGCCGCCCTGGGGCTGGGCAGGACCGCCGGCGAGACCGCCTCCAGAGAGCTGAAAAACGCCGCCCAGACACGGAGGCAACCGTGA
- a CDS encoding acyl-CoA synthetase → MEGYPNANWRKLILGEMLARVSRKQPEKLALVFEGTRLTFADLDGRVNRLANALASRGVAKGDKVAVLSYNSHRVVEAYFACHKLGAVAVPVNFRMVEGEVRYVLSDSGARTLLFGEGFGGMAESIVGDGAVALAVDMDGDAGGFAEGYERLVSTAGPGEPAVEVDDDDDAFIMYTSGTTGFPKGAVLTHKNLWMNTANWIMEMQVTGGSVWLSGLPLFHIGGVNGVLPFIYLGGTNVITPSGGFDPEAMLRLMEKERVTHCYFVPAQWQQFLELDLSRYDLGSLRKALWGASLAPMRVLEGMAEAFPSVEIVNAFGQTEMSSNTTFLKGEDAVRKMGSVGLPAVNVEVRIVDDENRDVPEGEVGEIVYRGPTVFKGYHNDPEATAEAFEGGWFHSGDLVRRDGEGYIYVVDRKKDMFISGGENIYPAEVERVISTHPAVAEVAVIGVPHEKWGETPKALVVPREGQRLTREEVIEHCRKHLAGYKKPTYVAFVEELPRNAAGKVLKRELRRLHGGSDDA, encoded by the coding sequence GGGTCTCCCGCAAGCAGCCGGAAAAGCTCGCGCTCGTCTTCGAGGGGACGCGCCTCACCTTCGCCGACCTCGACGGGCGGGTGAATCGCCTCGCCAACGCCCTCGCTAGCAGGGGCGTGGCCAAGGGGGACAAAGTCGCCGTGCTCTCGTACAACTCCCACCGGGTGGTCGAAGCCTACTTCGCCTGCCACAAGCTCGGCGCCGTGGCCGTCCCGGTCAACTTCCGCATGGTCGAAGGAGAGGTCCGCTACGTCCTCTCCGACTCCGGCGCGCGCACCCTGCTCTTCGGCGAGGGCTTCGGCGGCATGGCGGAGAGCATCGTGGGCGACGGCGCCGTCGCCCTGGCGGTGGACATGGACGGCGACGCCGGAGGGTTCGCCGAGGGCTACGAGCGGCTCGTCTCCACCGCCGGTCCCGGCGAGCCGGCGGTGGAGGTGGACGACGACGATGACGCCTTCATCATGTACACCTCCGGGACCACGGGCTTCCCGAAGGGGGCCGTCCTCACGCACAAAAACCTGTGGATGAACACGGCCAACTGGATCATGGAGATGCAGGTGACCGGGGGCTCGGTGTGGCTCTCGGGGCTGCCGCTCTTCCACATCGGCGGCGTAAACGGCGTGCTGCCCTTTATCTACCTCGGCGGCACCAACGTCATCACCCCGAGCGGTGGCTTCGACCCGGAGGCGATGCTGCGTCTCATGGAGAAGGAGAGGGTCACCCACTGCTACTTCGTCCCCGCGCAGTGGCAGCAGTTCCTCGAGCTCGACCTCTCCCGCTACGACCTCGGCAGCCTGCGCAAGGCGCTCTGGGGTGCCTCGCTCGCGCCGATGCGGGTGCTGGAGGGGATGGCGGAGGCCTTCCCTTCGGTCGAGATCGTCAACGCCTTCGGCCAGACCGAGATGTCCTCCAACACCACCTTCCTGAAGGGCGAGGACGCGGTGAGGAAGATGGGCTCCGTCGGGCTTCCCGCCGTCAACGTCGAGGTCCGGATCGTGGACGACGAGAACAGGGACGTGCCCGAGGGGGAGGTCGGGGAGATCGTCTACCGCGGCCCCACCGTGTTCAAGGGCTACCACAACGACCCCGAGGCCACGGCGGAGGCCTTCGAGGGCGGGTGGTTCCACTCCGGGGACCTGGTGCGCCGGGACGGGGAGGGCTACATCTACGTGGTGGACCGCAAAAAAGACATGTTCATAAGCGGCGGCGAGAACATCTACCCCGCCGAGGTGGAGCGTGTGATCTCCACGCACCCCGCGGTCGCGGAGGTCGCCGTGATAGGCGTGCCGCACGAGAAGTGGGGCGAGACGCCCAAGGCCCTCGTCGTCCCCAGGGAGGGCCAGAGGCTCACCAGAGAAGAGGTCATAGAGCACTGCCGCAAGCACCTCGCCGGCTACAAGAAGCCCACCTACGTTGCCTTCGTGGAGGAGCTTCCGCGCAACGCCGCGGGCAAGGTGCTCAAGCGGGAGCTGAGGCGGCTGCACGGCGGAAGCGACGACGCGTAG